A stretch of Nitrospirota bacterium DNA encodes these proteins:
- a CDS encoding type II toxin-antitoxin system RelE/ParE family toxin, translating into MPKRKVLEFLEGNISPFGKWFAKIDSQAAAKVSTALYRLEQGHSSNIKSVGGGVFEYKIDFGPGYRIYFGREGDQIVILLAGGSKKSQNNDIKIAQERWIKYKLRRKA; encoded by the coding sequence ATGCCAAAGAGAAAGGTCCTCGAATTCTTAGAAGGAAATATATCTCCCTTTGGTAAATGGTTTGCCAAAATTGATAGTCAAGCTGCCGCTAAGGTAAGTACGGCGTTATATAGATTGGAGCAGGGCCACTCGTCGAATATAAAATCGGTAGGCGGAGGAGTCTTTGAATACAAAATAGACTTTGGACCAGGTTATCGGATTTATTTTGGGCGAGAAGGTGATCAGATCGTAATCCTTCTCGCCGGTGGTTCAAAGAAAAGTCAAAATAATGATATCAAAATCGCTCAGGAGAGATGGATTAAATATAAATTGAGAAGAAAGGCATAG
- a CDS encoding transcriptional regulator, whose protein sequence is MALTRTFRKTIMERASNDSKFRQHLLSEAITEFLIGDLAAGKAMLRDYINATITFEGLAKELKKSSKSIHRMLGPGGNPRADSIFGIIKVLQIYEKVNLLVKANKIAA, encoded by the coding sequence ATGGCATTAACCAGAACTTTTCGAAAAACGATCATGGAACGCGCTTCAAACGATTCCAAGTTTCGTCAACACTTGCTTTCTGAAGCCATTACCGAGTTTTTGATTGGAGACCTTGCAGCTGGAAAAGCGATGCTCCGGGATTACATTAATGCCACCATTACGTTCGAAGGTCTTGCGAAGGAATTAAAAAAATCGAGCAAAAGCATTCATAGGATGCTTGGACCTGGCGGAAATCCCCGGGCAGACAGTATTTTTGGAATTATTAAAGTCCTACAAATCTATGAGAAGGTTAATCTTCTTGTGAAAGCTAACAAAATCGCTGCCTAA
- a CDS encoding efflux transporter outer membrane subunit has translation MKLNRVIKITIMTFLLSGCMGLGPDYVRPKIDTPEVWPGQTTNHSLSAEWWKVYHDPGLEKIVEDSLLHNLDLALAIARVDEARGTLGLTRADQLPDFSVSGIRSRNRGSQSSVLGIPQGTDPVYDNIRATLNTSFEIDLWGKYRRASEAARANLLATEFNRESVKLALISEVARGYFNLRALDAKVAVTRTTLSSRLVSLNLQRLRYEAGLASELELRQVEAETAAAEALLPTLENQLGQQETALSVLLGRTPREIVNLPVERGSALEALTVPPPVPAGLPSDLLEFRPDIRQAEQQLVAANARIGQAKAAYFPSISLTGFLGGESPNLTDLFSAPAAVWQVSSSVSQKIFDAGRTGSNVEAAKARQREMLAAYQSAIQNAFRDTLNALVAQRKSRETLEAEFKRAKALESALNLAKIRYDNGVASQLDVLDAERGLLDAELSRIEAQRAQLAATVDLFKALGGGWK, from the coding sequence ATGAAACTCAATCGAGTCATTAAAATCACGATCATGACGTTTCTTCTTTCCGGATGCATGGGCCTGGGGCCGGACTATGTCCGGCCAAAAATCGATACTCCGGAGGTGTGGCCGGGACAGACGACGAACCATTCTCTCTCCGCGGAATGGTGGAAAGTTTACCATGATCCTGGTCTTGAGAAAATAGTCGAAGACTCACTTTTGCACAATTTGGATCTCGCACTGGCCATTGCCAGAGTGGACGAAGCGCGCGGCACCCTGGGATTGACTCGGGCGGACCAGTTACCCGACTTCTCTGTCAGCGGAATCCGGTCGAGAAACCGGGGGAGCCAGTCGAGTGTACTGGGGATACCGCAGGGAACCGACCCGGTTTATGACAATATTCGAGCGACCTTGAATACTTCGTTTGAGATTGACCTTTGGGGGAAATACCGGCGTGCGAGTGAAGCCGCGCGAGCCAATCTCCTCGCGACGGAATTTAACCGTGAATCGGTCAAGCTGGCGCTCATATCGGAGGTCGCGCGCGGCTATTTTAATCTTCGTGCGCTTGATGCAAAAGTCGCGGTGACACGAACGACGCTGTCCAGCCGTCTTGTTTCCCTGAATTTGCAGCGCTTGAGATATGAGGCAGGTCTTGCTTCTGAGCTTGAACTCAGGCAGGTGGAAGCGGAAACTGCAGCAGCCGAGGCACTTTTGCCGACGCTTGAAAACCAGTTGGGCCAGCAGGAAACCGCCCTCTCGGTACTCCTTGGCCGCACGCCTCGAGAGATCGTCAATTTACCGGTTGAACGGGGTTCCGCGCTAGAAGCCTTAACCGTACCTCCTCCGGTACCCGCGGGACTCCCTTCCGATCTGCTGGAGTTTCGTCCGGATATCCGGCAGGCGGAACAGCAACTTGTAGCAGCCAATGCGCGGATTGGACAGGCCAAGGCGGCCTACTTTCCTTCGATTTCATTGACCGGTTTTCTGGGAGGAGAGAGTCCCAATCTGACAGATTTATTTTCCGCGCCTGCCGCGGTCTGGCAGGTCTCCTCTTCGGTCAGTCAGAAAATCTTTGACGCCGGCCGCACCGGGTCGAATGTCGAAGCAGCAAAAGCGCGTCAGCGGGAAATGCTGGCGGCCTATCAATCGGCGATCCAAAATGCTTTTCGAGATACGCTGAATGCATTGGTTGCCCAGCGCAAATCCAGAGAGACGCTGGAGGCGGAATTCAAGAGAGCAAAAGCACTTGAGAGTGCGCTAAACCTTGCCAAGATCCGTTATGATAACGGGGTGGCCAGCCAACTGGATGTTCTGGATGCGGAACGGGGTCTCTTGGATGCGGAGCTGAGCCGGATTGAGGCCCAGCGTGCACAGCTTGCCGCGACAGTCGATCTGTTCAAGGCCCTGGGAGGCGGCTGGAAATAG
- a CDS encoding multidrug efflux RND transporter permease subunit, whose product MLSRFFIDRPIFAVVLSIFLVLAGLSAIRTLPVAQYPEIAPPIVTVRAVYPGASAEVLEQTVAAPIETQINGVENMLYMSSNSTSDGIVTINVTFDIGTKIDQATINVNNRVKQVESRLPQEVRRQGVTVEKNSSAFLQVLAFYSPDGTFDGLYTSNYVTLNVLDTIKRIPGTTNVQIFGAKDYAMRIWLRPDRMAQLKLTTGDLLRVLNEQNAQFAAGKVGESPTGGPQELVYSVTTRGRLSDVKEFENILIRSNPDGSALRLKDVARVELASKDYNFIGRVNGKEATLIGIFLQPGANALNVAAEVGKTMTEISGRFPPGLAFSIPYDTTRFVKVSIREVVKTLAEAMILVFGVVFLFLQNWRATLIPFAAVPVSLIGTFAGLFLLGYSINTLTLFGMVLAIGIVVDDAIVVLENVERIMHEEHLPAREAALKAMGEVSGPIVAIVLTLCAVFIPIAFLGGLTGELYRQFAVTISIAVVLSGIVALTLTPALTALILKREHKTPGRFFTWFNNWFHRVTGHYSDGVAWIIRHGVIGVSLFAVMVVVAVGLWKITPGSLVPDEDQGYYIGVVFLPDGATLQRTDKVVGEVVKAIQSNPDNEFAVAFTGLDFIGGGYRNNAATIFVPQKHWDERKTNTHQLIGDYFMKTAYIKEGLVIAFAPPPIFGLGNAGGFEFYIQNRGEGGAGRLAQVKDQFLAAANKDPRLGGVQTLWRSNVPQLFIDVDREKTKALGVPINEFFDTLSATLGSYYVNDFNRFGRTWEVLMSAEPSFRNRPDSIGDLYVRSDKGEMIPVRALAKVSYTSGPDSLDRFNNLPSVKLMGQGARGVSSGQAIQEVEKIAKEVLPKDFSYDWGGASFQEKKATGTSAFALGLAVVMVFLILAAQYERWSLPFSVLMALPFGTFGALSAVWIRGLTNDVYFQIGLVTLLGLAAKNAILIVEYALLKNQEGLSPSAAALEASRLRFRPILMTSLAFILGVSPLAFSTGAGAGARISVGTGVMGGMLAATFLAIFFVPMFFKLMTDRHLTEKRSTSQMRDEIEQHKRKERGS is encoded by the coding sequence ATGCTCTCCCGATTTTTCATTGATCGCCCGATTTTTGCGGTCGTTCTCTCGATTTTTTTGGTTTTGGCAGGCTTGTCCGCGATTCGAACACTCCCGGTTGCACAATATCCGGAGATTGCTCCTCCAATCGTTACTGTTCGGGCTGTTTATCCGGGCGCGTCCGCAGAAGTCCTCGAACAGACCGTAGCCGCTCCGATTGAAACTCAGATTAACGGCGTTGAAAACATGCTCTATATGAGTTCGAATTCGACCTCGGACGGCATCGTTACGATCAATGTGACCTTCGACATTGGCACCAAAATTGACCAGGCAACGATCAATGTCAATAATCGTGTCAAACAGGTCGAGTCGCGATTGCCTCAAGAAGTCCGGCGGCAAGGGGTGACTGTTGAAAAGAACTCATCGGCTTTTTTGCAGGTGTTGGCCTTTTATTCACCCGACGGAACGTTTGACGGCCTTTATACAAGCAATTATGTGACGCTCAATGTGCTGGATACGATCAAAAGGATTCCAGGGACAACCAATGTTCAAATTTTTGGAGCAAAGGATTATGCGATGCGGATCTGGCTGAGGCCAGACCGGATGGCCCAATTGAAACTGACCACGGGCGACCTCCTCAGGGTTTTAAATGAACAAAATGCCCAGTTTGCAGCGGGCAAGGTAGGGGAATCGCCTACGGGAGGTCCTCAGGAACTGGTTTACTCCGTGACCACGCGCGGGAGGCTTTCTGATGTAAAGGAATTCGAGAATATTTTGATCCGTTCGAACCCGGACGGGTCAGCGCTTCGACTGAAAGATGTCGCCCGGGTCGAACTCGCCTCAAAAGATTACAATTTTATCGGCAGAGTCAATGGTAAAGAAGCGACGCTGATCGGAATCTTTCTTCAGCCCGGAGCCAATGCGTTAAATGTGGCCGCTGAAGTCGGAAAGACGATGACGGAAATCTCCGGCCGGTTTCCGCCCGGTCTGGCCTTTTCCATTCCTTATGACACGACACGGTTCGTCAAGGTTTCCATACGTGAAGTGGTCAAGACTTTGGCCGAGGCGATGATTCTGGTTTTTGGGGTTGTATTTCTATTTCTTCAAAACTGGCGGGCGACGTTAATCCCGTTTGCCGCGGTTCCGGTTTCGTTGATTGGTACCTTTGCCGGACTTTTCCTTTTGGGTTACTCGATCAATACGTTAACCCTTTTTGGCATGGTCCTGGCCATCGGTATCGTCGTGGATGATGCCATTGTCGTGCTCGAGAATGTAGAAAGAATTATGCATGAAGAGCATCTGCCGGCTCGAGAAGCTGCGCTGAAGGCGATGGGTGAAGTCTCGGGCCCGATTGTTGCCATTGTTCTGACGCTCTGTGCGGTATTTATCCCGATTGCTTTTCTGGGGGGATTGACCGGAGAACTCTACCGTCAGTTTGCGGTGACCATCTCCATAGCGGTCGTCCTTTCCGGGATTGTTGCATTGACGCTCACCCCCGCATTGACTGCGCTGATTCTGAAGAGAGAACATAAAACGCCGGGCCGTTTTTTTACCTGGTTTAACAACTGGTTTCACCGTGTGACCGGTCATTACAGCGATGGCGTCGCATGGATCATTCGCCATGGCGTTATCGGAGTTTCTCTCTTTGCCGTCATGGTGGTGGTTGCAGTGGGGCTCTGGAAGATCACACCGGGCAGTCTCGTGCCGGATGAAGATCAGGGCTATTATATTGGCGTGGTATTTTTACCAGACGGAGCGACGTTACAGCGTACCGATAAAGTGGTCGGAGAAGTGGTCAAAGCGATTCAATCCAATCCTGATAACGAGTTTGCAGTCGCCTTTACCGGGCTTGATTTCATCGGTGGTGGTTATCGAAACAACGCGGCGACTATCTTTGTACCGCAAAAACACTGGGACGAACGAAAAACAAACACGCACCAGCTCATTGGTGATTATTTTATGAAAACAGCCTACATCAAAGAGGGATTGGTCATTGCATTTGCCCCGCCGCCGATATTTGGCTTGGGAAATGCCGGCGGATTTGAATTCTACATTCAAAATCGGGGCGAAGGGGGCGCAGGGCGACTGGCCCAGGTGAAGGATCAGTTTCTGGCGGCAGCCAACAAGGATCCGAGACTCGGAGGCGTCCAGACTCTCTGGCGATCGAATGTCCCGCAGTTATTTATCGATGTGGACCGTGAGAAGACCAAGGCATTGGGCGTTCCGATCAACGAATTTTTTGATACCCTCTCTGCCACGCTCGGTTCATATTATGTCAACGATTTTAACCGCTTTGGCCGAACCTGGGAAGTGCTGATGTCTGCGGAACCTTCATTCCGAAACCGTCCGGATTCGATAGGAGATCTTTATGTAAGGTCCGATAAAGGGGAGATGATTCCGGTCCGAGCATTGGCAAAAGTCTCCTACACATCCGGACCCGATTCTCTCGATCGATTTAATAATCTCCCTTCAGTCAAACTGATGGGTCAAGGCGCGCGGGGTGTTTCTTCCGGACAGGCGATTCAGGAGGTCGAAAAGATTGCGAAAGAGGTTCTTCCCAAGGATTTCAGCTATGACTGGGGGGGAGCCTCGTTTCAGGAAAAGAAAGCGACAGGGACTTCCGCGTTTGCATTGGGTCTGGCGGTCGTGATGGTTTTTTTGATTCTGGCCGCCCAATATGAAAGATGGTCATTGCCGTTTTCGGTTTTGATGGCGCTCCCGTTTGGTACTTTTGGGGCCCTCTCTGCAGTTTGGATCAGGGGCTTAACAAACGATGTCTATTTCCAGATTGGATTGGTGACCCTTCTCGGTCTGGCCGCCAAGAATGCGATTCTGATCGTCGAATACGCGCTTCTTAAAAATCAGGAGGGACTTTCTCCCTCTGCTGCGGCACTGGAAGCCTCCCGGCTCCGTTTCCGACCGATTTTGATGACCTCGTTAGCCTTTATTCTAGGGGTGTCGCCGTTAGCCTTTTCAACAGGTGCCGGGGCCGGTGCGCGAATTTCCGTAGGAACAGGTGTGATGGGGGGAATGTTGGCCGCAACCTTCCTTGCGATATTCTTTGTCCCGATGTTTTTTAAACTCATGACCGACCGTCACCTGACCGAAAAGCGGTCAACTTCCCAAATGAGAGATGAAATCGAACAGCACAAGCGGAAAGAGAGGGGGTCATGA
- a CDS encoding efflux RND transporter periplasmic adaptor subunit, with the protein MKLNGVRIFLGMMILGTLGCSQQARSAAPPQLPEVAIVTLSARDLPATFEYVGQIAGVREVEVRPRVSGILEHWNYREGSTVQAGQKLFEIDSAPFAAALAKADADLASSQATLFQASRNAGRLKPLWEAKAVSQKDYDDAISSEQIASANLKSAEAAVTEAKLNLSYTHVEAPISGITSRALKSEGSLVEAQQTLLTTISQINPINVIFSFTEAEHLKFTRAVSEGRLKLPKGGKFDVTLKLADGSEYSGSGKVDFTDVRVNPSTGTIEARAVVSNPKHILRPGQFARVKLSGGVRPGAIAIPQRSVIEGPNTKMVMTVNEKGIVEPRPVQVGDWTGEEWVITGGLNPGDKVIVDGLFKAPPGSPVKTTEASAIPVPATAGAGSPVSEKK; encoded by the coding sequence ATGAAGCTCAACGGAGTCAGGATTTTCTTGGGAATGATGATATTGGGGACTCTGGGATGTAGCCAGCAAGCCCGTTCCGCGGCTCCACCGCAACTTCCGGAAGTTGCGATTGTCACACTTTCTGCACGCGATCTTCCAGCCACATTTGAATACGTAGGGCAAATTGCTGGTGTGAGGGAGGTCGAGGTACGGCCGCGGGTTTCCGGCATCCTGGAGCATTGGAACTACAGAGAGGGTTCGACGGTTCAGGCGGGTCAGAAGTTGTTTGAAATTGATTCTGCACCCTTCGCAGCGGCTTTGGCCAAAGCGGATGCTGATCTGGCCAGTTCTCAGGCCACTCTTTTCCAGGCGTCCCGCAACGCAGGCCGGCTGAAGCCGCTTTGGGAAGCCAAGGCGGTCAGTCAGAAAGATTATGACGATGCCATTTCATCCGAACAGATCGCCTCAGCGAATTTGAAGTCCGCAGAAGCGGCGGTGACCGAGGCGAAGCTCAATCTCTCTTACACCCATGTCGAAGCCCCTATTTCAGGCATTACCAGTCGAGCGCTCAAATCGGAAGGGAGCCTCGTTGAAGCCCAGCAGACGCTTCTGACGACGATCTCGCAGATCAATCCCATCAACGTTATTTTTAGTTTTACGGAGGCCGAGCACCTGAAATTTACCCGTGCTGTGTCCGAAGGACGTCTTAAACTTCCCAAAGGCGGAAAATTCGACGTGACCTTGAAATTGGCTGATGGAAGCGAATACTCCGGCTCCGGAAAAGTGGACTTTACCGATGTGCGGGTCAATCCCAGTACTGGCACCATCGAGGCCCGTGCTGTGGTCTCGAATCCGAAGCACATTCTTCGTCCCGGTCAGTTTGCGCGGGTGAAACTTTCCGGCGGGGTTCGTCCAGGGGCCATCGCTATTCCACAGCGCTCTGTGATAGAAGGACCTAATACCAAAATGGTGATGACTGTGAATGAAAAAGGGATTGTGGAACCCCGTCCGGTCCAGGTCGGAGACTGGACAGGAGAGGAATGGGTTATCACGGGCGGACTCAATCCAGGGGACAAGGTCATTGTCGATGGACTTTTTAAAGCCCCTCCGGGATCGCCGGTAAAGACCACCGAGGCATCCGCAATCCCAGTTCCCGCGACGGCGGGCGCCGGTTCCCCTGTTTCTGAAAAAAAATAA
- a CDS encoding MarR family transcriptional regulator, giving the protein MNELDSGKQMSSSSCTENNVIFLLVQIGHALESHLETALEEVALSLAKMGALSKLVDEGEALTLSDLASRLTCVRSNITQLVDRLEADGLVKREEDPSDRRGVKAALTELGRERHALGVEKLREVQQRLLKHLSTMDAKMLNNVLTKLK; this is encoded by the coding sequence ATGAATGAATTAGATTCCGGTAAACAGATGAGCAGTTCATCCTGTACTGAAAATAACGTCATTTTTCTTCTCGTCCAAATTGGACATGCCCTTGAATCGCATCTCGAAACAGCTTTGGAAGAGGTGGCATTGTCGCTTGCAAAAATGGGAGCCCTCTCGAAACTTGTAGATGAAGGTGAAGCCCTGACCTTAAGCGACCTGGCATCTCGATTAACTTGTGTCAGATCAAACATTACCCAGCTGGTAGACCGGCTCGAAGCCGATGGCCTTGTGAAACGTGAAGAGGATCCCTCCGATCGTCGAGGGGTGAAAGCGGCACTTACTGAACTCGGACGCGAACGACACGCTCTGGGGGTAGAAAAGCTGAGAGAGGTGCAACAGAGATTGTTAAAACACCTCTCAACAATGGATGCCAAAATGCTCAACAATGTGTTAACGAAATTAAAATAA
- a CDS encoding outer membrane lipoprotein-sorting protein: MKTYIEFILKYRKFVIAITILVTLFLGFQIRNLHVVIDPNTNLPQDHPYVITTNKIEKWFSSKNIIVIGVTPNRGDAFQHDVLEKVKEMTTSLMSTQGIVKENVLSIAASKAKWIKGTADGMEVKPFLDEKIPESPEALETLRNRIRSNPIFYNLIISKDERTASIIIELKDPKNGYQEIMGKIRAIVDPQRDTTVDIAVGGWPVYGAEFERYSQRMGFLFPLAVLLIGLIHYEAFRTFQGLILPLVTSLLAVVWGVGIMGLSGVPMDAFNASTPILILAVAAGHAVQILKRYYEEYHRLRQTTLLTPEEASQKAISESMLRIGYVMLTAGMVAVLGFFSLIVFKMTVIKTFGIFTGLGILCALILEMTFIPSLRSLLPPPKEREEIREREERIWDRVTASFAQWITSPSRWKIYLFAGMFLVVGLVGMFRVTIENANKQYFSKNLDFQKEDARLNEQLGGTADFHILVEGGEEDAIKNPKILKAMDDTEQFLNQQPYVGKTISLADFIKRMNQAMNGDDPKFAVIPDSQELISQYLLLYSMSGDPLDFDSYVDNGYQNAEIKGFLKTDNSVYLQKLVSKLNPFMSTAFRQNGRVRVSVGGGAPSGAAMNEVIVQGKILNVLQIGGVIYLISSLVFRSFFAGFFVLVPLLLAAVGNFAIMGYGGIRLNIGTSVILAMTVGIGTDYAIYLIYRLREEIERGGDIDRAFQIALTTAGKGVLYVATAVSIGYGVLLFSFGFYIHLWFGMLTAAAMFFSSFAALTILPALVYTLKPDFIFNQKRARAIRSKEITVAILLAAGFYFLLIPQATAAELSGEEIMEKNFKIAKVQDSVSNATFTLVNKGGQERIRKTFGTTKLQSNGIDNMRMTRFNSPSDVKGTSTLIIEHADQEDEIWVYLPALRKVRRLVSSNKKESFMGTDFSYGDVIGYKVSDWHHQILKEEEIDHQACYLIESLPKNDLVRSTNGYSKRLSWIRKDNFVMIKGETWDPSGQPYKSFQFGEVELVDQAKGKWQAMKMEALNLDSGHRSIIHLENFKSNQGIKDEFFTIRYLEKED; encoded by the coding sequence GTGAAAACGTATATAGAATTTATTTTAAAATACCGAAAGTTCGTTATCGCCATCACCATTCTGGTCACGCTCTTTTTGGGTTTTCAGATTCGCAATCTGCATGTCGTCATCGATCCGAATACCAATCTGCCCCAGGACCATCCTTATGTCATCACGACGAACAAAATTGAAAAATGGTTTAGTTCCAAAAACATTATTGTTATTGGCGTGACCCCGAATCGGGGCGATGCATTCCAACACGATGTTTTGGAAAAAGTAAAAGAAATGACCACAAGTCTGATGTCAACGCAGGGAATCGTCAAGGAGAATGTCCTCTCGATCGCCGCCTCGAAAGCCAAATGGATAAAAGGGACGGCAGACGGAATGGAAGTTAAACCATTTCTCGATGAAAAAATTCCTGAAAGCCCGGAAGCACTCGAGACACTCCGCAATCGGATCCGGTCCAATCCTATTTTCTATAACTTGATTATTTCAAAGGACGAGAGAACCGCATCCATTATTATCGAACTCAAAGATCCTAAAAATGGTTACCAGGAGATCATGGGTAAAATCAGAGCGATTGTGGATCCCCAACGCGATACAACGGTAGATATCGCTGTAGGGGGATGGCCGGTTTATGGCGCTGAATTTGAACGTTACTCGCAAAGAATGGGCTTCTTGTTTCCGCTGGCCGTTTTGTTAATCGGATTGATTCATTATGAGGCCTTTCGGACCTTTCAAGGACTCATACTCCCGCTCGTGACTTCTCTGCTGGCTGTCGTCTGGGGGGTGGGAATTATGGGGCTTTCAGGTGTCCCGATGGACGCCTTTAATGCAAGTACGCCCATTCTCATTTTGGCGGTGGCTGCAGGACATGCCGTTCAGATCCTCAAGCGATATTACGAAGAATACCATCGACTACGTCAGACCACGCTCCTGACACCGGAAGAGGCAAGTCAAAAGGCAATATCCGAATCGATGTTGCGCATCGGATATGTGATGCTGACTGCCGGAATGGTCGCTGTTCTCGGTTTCTTCTCGCTGATCGTATTTAAAATGACAGTCATCAAGACATTTGGGATTTTTACCGGACTCGGTATTTTATGCGCGTTGATTCTTGAAATGACTTTTATTCCTTCGCTTCGTTCTCTGCTTCCGCCTCCAAAAGAAAGGGAAGAAATCCGGGAAAGAGAAGAGAGAATTTGGGATCGCGTAACAGCGTCGTTTGCCCAATGGATTACATCACCGTCGAGATGGAAAATATACCTGTTTGCCGGAATGTTCCTGGTTGTTGGCCTTGTTGGAATGTTTCGGGTGACCATTGAAAATGCCAACAAGCAATATTTTTCCAAAAATCTCGATTTTCAAAAAGAAGATGCCCGACTTAATGAACAACTGGGAGGAACGGCTGATTTTCACATCCTGGTAGAAGGAGGAGAGGAAGATGCGATCAAGAACCCCAAAATTCTCAAAGCCATGGACGACACAGAACAATTCCTCAATCAACAGCCGTATGTCGGGAAGACGATATCGCTGGCTGACTTCATCAAGCGGATGAACCAGGCGATGAACGGAGATGATCCGAAATTTGCCGTCATACCTGATAGCCAGGAACTCATTTCCCAGTATCTTCTCCTTTATTCCATGTCGGGCGATCCCCTTGATTTTGACAGTTATGTCGACAATGGATACCAGAATGCCGAAATAAAGGGTTTCTTGAAGACCGATAACAGCGTTTATCTCCAAAAACTTGTCAGTAAACTCAATCCTTTTATGTCGACGGCGTTTAGACAAAACGGACGGGTACGAGTCAGTGTTGGAGGCGGAGCCCCCTCGGGTGCCGCCATGAATGAGGTCATCGTTCAGGGAAAAATTCTTAATGTATTGCAAATTGGTGGTGTCATCTATCTAATCTCGTCTCTGGTTTTTCGCTCATTCTTTGCCGGCTTTTTTGTATTGGTTCCCCTCCTGTTAGCTGCGGTGGGTAATTTCGCGATCATGGGTTATGGTGGCATTCGATTGAATATCGGGACGTCGGTGATTCTGGCCATGACGGTTGGGATCGGCACCGATTACGCAATTTATCTGATTTACCGGTTAAGAGAAGAGATTGAACGGGGAGGAGACATCGATCGGGCCTTTCAAATAGCGCTGACCACGGCCGGAAAAGGAGTCCTTTACGTCGCGACGGCCGTTTCAATTGGATATGGCGTGCTCCTTTTTTCATTTGGATTTTATATTCATCTCTGGTTTGGCATGCTGACCGCGGCGGCCATGTTTTTCAGCTCTTTTGCGGCGCTCACCATATTGCCTGCCCTGGTCTATACTTTGAAGCCGGATTTCATTTTTAATCAGAAACGCGCCCGTGCAATCCGGTCCAAAGAAATTACCGTGGCGATTCTCCTTGCGGCCGGATTTTATTTCCTTTTGATTCCCCAGGCAACTGCGGCTGAATTGTCGGGTGAGGAAATCATGGAAAAAAACTTCAAAATCGCCAAAGTCCAGGATTCGGTTTCGAATGCGACCTTCACTTTAGTCAACAAAGGGGGACAGGAACGGATTCGAAAGACTTTTGGAACGACAAAATTACAATCCAACGGAATTGACAATATGCGAATGACCCGGTTTAATTCGCCTTCCGATGTCAAAGGGACCTCGACCCTCATCATCGAACATGCTGATCAGGAGGATGAAATCTGGGTCTATCTTCCGGCTCTCAGGAAGGTACGCAGGCTCGTTTCATCCAACAAGAAAGAGAGCTTTATGGGAACGGACTTCTCCTACGGAGATGTGATCGGTTATAAAGTGAGCGACTGGCATCATCAGATTCTTAAGGAAGAAGAAATCGATCACCAGGCCTGTTATCTCATTGAATCCTTGCCCAAGAATGATCTGGTTCGGTCGACAAATGGCTATTCAAAACGACTCAGCTGGATACGAAAAGATAATTTCGTGATGATCAAAGGTGAAACCTGGGACCCTTCGGGTCAACCCTACAAATCTTTTCAATTCGGCGAGGTCGAGCTGGTCGATCAGGCGAAAGGAAAATGGCAGGCCATGAAAATGGAAGCTCTCAATCTCGACAGCGGCCATCGTTCAATCATTCACTTAGAGAATTTTAAAAGCAACCAGGGAATTAAAGATGAGTTCTTTACCATCCGGTATCTTGAAAAAGAGGACTAG